In a genomic window of Muntiacus reevesi chromosome 1, mMunRee1.1, whole genome shotgun sequence:
- the LRRC41 gene encoding leucine-rich repeat-containing protein 41 isoform X3 encodes MKTRPSSLESVTCWRAKFMEAFFSHVLRGTIDVSSDRRLCDQRFSPLLHSSRHVRQLTICNMLQGATELVAEPNRRVLETLASSLHTLKFRHLLFSDVAAQQSLRQLLHQLIHHGAVSQVSLYSWPVPESALFILILTMSAGFWQPGPAGLPCRLCGEASRGRAPSRDEGSLLLGSRRPRRDAAERCAAALMASRRKSEAKQTARAAPATRVTRRSTQESLTAGGTDSKREPLPPAASHEAPGTRRPPSAPATTSSASSSTSSSKRAPASSAPQPKPLKRFKRAAGKKGARTRQGCGAESEDLYDFVFIVAGEKEDGEEMEIGEVACGALDGSDPSCLGLPALEASQRFRSISTLELFTVPLSTEAALTLCHLLSSWVSLESLTLSYNGLGSNIFRLLDSLRALSGQAGCRLRALHLSDLFSPLPILELTRAIVRALPLLRVLSIRVDHPSQRDNPAVPGNAGPPSNIIGDEEIPENCLEQLEMGFPRGAQPAPLLCSVLKASGSLQQLSLDSATFASPQDFGLVLQTLKEYNLTLKRLSFHDMNLADCQSEVLFLLQNLTLQEITFSFCRLFEKRPAQFLPEMVAAMKGNSTLKGLRLPGNRLGNAGLLALADVFSEDSSSSLCQLDISSNCIKPDGLLEFAKRLERWGRGAFGHLRLFQNWLDQDAVTAREAIRRLRATCHVVSDSWDSSQAFADYVSTM; translated from the exons AGCGTGACCTGTTGGCGAGCCAAGTTTATGGAGGCCTTTTTTTCCCATGTTCTACGTGGGACCATTGATGTGTCTTCTGACAGGCGTCTTTGTGACCAGCGCTTCTCACCTCTCCTGCATAGCTCCCGCCACGTCCGGCAGCTCACCATCTGCAACATGCTGCAGGGTGCAACTGAGCTGGTGGCCGAACCCAACCGCAGGGTTCTGGAGACCCTGGCCAGTTCCCTGCACACCCTTAAGTTCCGCCACTTGCTGTTCTCCGATGTGGCTGCTCAGCAGTCACTTCGGCAGCTGTTACATCAGCTTATTCACCATGGGGCTGTCAGCCAGGTGTCGCTGTACTCCTGGCCTGTGCCCGAGTCAGCCCTTTTCATTCTTATCCTAACCATGAGTGCTGGCTTCTGGCAGCCAGGCCCTGCTGGTCTGCCCTGCCGCCTCTGTGGAGAGGCTTCCCGAGGCCGGGCCCCATCCCGAGATGAAGGGTCCCTTTTGCTGGGCTCACGCCGGCCTCGCCGAGATGCTGCTGAGCGATGTGCTGCAGCTCTGATGGCCTCCCGGCGTAAGAGTGAAGCCAAGCAGACGGCCAGAGCTGCACCTGCCACTCGGGTAACACGCCGGAGCACACAGGAGAGCCTGACAGCAGGCGGCACAGACTCTAAGAGGGAGCCACTCCCTCCAGCCGCCTCCCATGAGGCTCCTGGCACCAGACGCCcaccctctgctccagccacCACCTCCTCTGCTTCTTCTTCCACATCCTCATCTAAACGGGCTCCAGCCAGCTCAGCCCCACAGCCTAAGCCCCTAAAGCGTTTTAAGCGAGCTGCAGGGAAGAAGGGTGCTCGCACCCGTCAGGGGTGTGGCGCAGAATCTGAAGACCTGTATGACTTTGTTTTCATTGTGGCGGGTGAGAAAGAGGATGGGGAAGAGATGGAGATTGGGGAAGTGGCTTGTGGAGCTTTGGATGGATCAGATCCCAGCTGCCTGGGACTTCCAGCACTGGAAGCCTCCCAAAGATTTCGCAGCATTTCCACCTTGGAGCTTTTCACAGTTCCACTCTCCACAGAGGCGGCTCTGACACTGTGCCACCTGCTGAGCTCCTGGGTATCTCTGGAGAGCCTCACACTCTCCTATAATG GCCTGGGCTCTAATATCTTCCGTCTGCTGGACAGCCTGCGGGCCCTGTCAGGCCAGGCTGGATGCCGCCTCCGTGCCCTGCATCTCAGTGACCTGTTCTCACCATTGCCCATCCTGGAGCTGACACGTGCCATTGTGCGAGCCCTGCCCTTGCTGCGGGTCCTCTCTATCCGTGTGGACCACCCCAGCCAGAGGGACAACCCAGCTGTGCCTGGGAATGCAGGACCCCCTAGCAACATAATTGGGGATGAGGAGATACCAG AAAACTGCCTGGAACAGCTGGAGATGGGATTTCCACGGGGAGCCCAGCCAGCCCCACTGCTTTGCTCTGTACTGAAGGCCTCAGGTTCTCTGCAGCAACTGTCCCTGGATAGTGCCACCTTTGCATCTCCCCAAGATTTTGGGCTTGTGTTGCAGACACTCAAAG AGTACAACCTAACCCTAAAGAGGCTGAGCTTCCACGACATGAATCTGGCTGACTGTCAGAGTGAGGTGCTCTTTTTGCTACAGAATCTGACTCTTCAAG AGATTACCTTCTCCTTCTGCCGTCTGTTTGAGAAGCGCCCAGCCCAATTTCTGCCCGAGATGGTTGCTGCTATGAAGGGCAACTCCACACTGAAGGGCCTCCGGCTGCCAGGGAACCGCCTGG GGAATGCTGGCCTACTGGCCCTGGCAGATGTTTTCTCGGAAGATTCATCCTCCTCTCTCTGTCAGCTGGATATCAG TTCCAACTGCATCAAACCAGATGGGCTTCTGGAGTTCGCCAAGCGGCTGGAGCGCTGGGGCCGTGGGGCCTTTGGTCACCTGCGCCTCTTCCAGAACTGGCTGGACCAGGATGCAGTCACAGCCAGGGAAGCCATCCGGCGGCTACGGGCCACCTGCCATGTGGTTAGCGACTCGTGGGACTCATCCCAAGCCTTCGCAGATTATGTCAGCACCATGTGA
- the LRRC41 gene encoding leucine-rich repeat-containing protein 41 isoform X2 has translation MCMPLKFPLRTKCLKIRGPEFELDLALPGPILQSILPLLNIYYLERIEETALKKGLSTQAIWRRLWDELMKTRPSSLESVTCWRAKFMEAFFSHVLRGTIDVSSDRRLCDQRFSPLLHSSRHVRQLTICNMLQGATELVAEPNRRVLETLASSLHTLKFRHLLFSDVAAQQSLRQLLHQLIHHGAVSQVSLYSWPVPESALFILILTMSAGFWQPGPAGLPCRLCGEASRGRAPSRDEGSLLLGSRRPRRDAAERCAAALMASRRKSEAKQTARAAPATRVTRRSTQESLTAGGTDSKREPLPPAASHEAPGTRRPPSAPATTSSASSSTSSSKRAPASSAPQPKPLKRFKRAAGKKGARTRQGCGAESEDLYDFVFIVAGEKEDGEEMEIGEVACGALDGSDPSCLGLPALEASQRFRSISTLELFTVPLSTEAALTLCHLLSSWVSLESLTLSYNGLGSNIFRLLDSLRALSGQAGCRLRALHLSDLFSPLPILELTRAIVRALPLLRVLSIRVDHPSQRDNPAVPGNAGPPSNIIGDEEIPENCLEQLEMGFPRGAQPAPLLCSVLKASGSLQQLSLDSATFASPQDFGLVLQTLKEYNLTLKRLSFHDMNLADCQSEVLFLLQNLTLQEITFSFCRLFEKRPAQFLPEMVAAMKGNSTLKGLRLPGNRLGNAGLLALADVFSEDSSSSLCQLDISSNCIKPDGLLEFAKRLERWGRGAFGHLRLFQNWLDQDAVTAREAIRRLRATCHVVSDSWDSSQAFADYVSTM, from the exons AGCGTGACCTGTTGGCGAGCCAAGTTTATGGAGGCCTTTTTTTCCCATGTTCTACGTGGGACCATTGATGTGTCTTCTGACAGGCGTCTTTGTGACCAGCGCTTCTCACCTCTCCTGCATAGCTCCCGCCACGTCCGGCAGCTCACCATCTGCAACATGCTGCAGGGTGCAACTGAGCTGGTGGCCGAACCCAACCGCAGGGTTCTGGAGACCCTGGCCAGTTCCCTGCACACCCTTAAGTTCCGCCACTTGCTGTTCTCCGATGTGGCTGCTCAGCAGTCACTTCGGCAGCTGTTACATCAGCTTATTCACCATGGGGCTGTCAGCCAGGTGTCGCTGTACTCCTGGCCTGTGCCCGAGTCAGCCCTTTTCATTCTTATCCTAACCATGAGTGCTGGCTTCTGGCAGCCAGGCCCTGCTGGTCTGCCCTGCCGCCTCTGTGGAGAGGCTTCCCGAGGCCGGGCCCCATCCCGAGATGAAGGGTCCCTTTTGCTGGGCTCACGCCGGCCTCGCCGAGATGCTGCTGAGCGATGTGCTGCAGCTCTGATGGCCTCCCGGCGTAAGAGTGAAGCCAAGCAGACGGCCAGAGCTGCACCTGCCACTCGGGTAACACGCCGGAGCACACAGGAGAGCCTGACAGCAGGCGGCACAGACTCTAAGAGGGAGCCACTCCCTCCAGCCGCCTCCCATGAGGCTCCTGGCACCAGACGCCcaccctctgctccagccacCACCTCCTCTGCTTCTTCTTCCACATCCTCATCTAAACGGGCTCCAGCCAGCTCAGCCCCACAGCCTAAGCCCCTAAAGCGTTTTAAGCGAGCTGCAGGGAAGAAGGGTGCTCGCACCCGTCAGGGGTGTGGCGCAGAATCTGAAGACCTGTATGACTTTGTTTTCATTGTGGCGGGTGAGAAAGAGGATGGGGAAGAGATGGAGATTGGGGAAGTGGCTTGTGGAGCTTTGGATGGATCAGATCCCAGCTGCCTGGGACTTCCAGCACTGGAAGCCTCCCAAAGATTTCGCAGCATTTCCACCTTGGAGCTTTTCACAGTTCCACTCTCCACAGAGGCGGCTCTGACACTGTGCCACCTGCTGAGCTCCTGGGTATCTCTGGAGAGCCTCACACTCTCCTATAATG GCCTGGGCTCTAATATCTTCCGTCTGCTGGACAGCCTGCGGGCCCTGTCAGGCCAGGCTGGATGCCGCCTCCGTGCCCTGCATCTCAGTGACCTGTTCTCACCATTGCCCATCCTGGAGCTGACACGTGCCATTGTGCGAGCCCTGCCCTTGCTGCGGGTCCTCTCTATCCGTGTGGACCACCCCAGCCAGAGGGACAACCCAGCTGTGCCTGGGAATGCAGGACCCCCTAGCAACATAATTGGGGATGAGGAGATACCAG AAAACTGCCTGGAACAGCTGGAGATGGGATTTCCACGGGGAGCCCAGCCAGCCCCACTGCTTTGCTCTGTACTGAAGGCCTCAGGTTCTCTGCAGCAACTGTCCCTGGATAGTGCCACCTTTGCATCTCCCCAAGATTTTGGGCTTGTGTTGCAGACACTCAAAG AGTACAACCTAACCCTAAAGAGGCTGAGCTTCCACGACATGAATCTGGCTGACTGTCAGAGTGAGGTGCTCTTTTTGCTACAGAATCTGACTCTTCAAG AGATTACCTTCTCCTTCTGCCGTCTGTTTGAGAAGCGCCCAGCCCAATTTCTGCCCGAGATGGTTGCTGCTATGAAGGGCAACTCCACACTGAAGGGCCTCCGGCTGCCAGGGAACCGCCTGG GGAATGCTGGCCTACTGGCCCTGGCAGATGTTTTCTCGGAAGATTCATCCTCCTCTCTCTGTCAGCTGGATATCAG TTCCAACTGCATCAAACCAGATGGGCTTCTGGAGTTCGCCAAGCGGCTGGAGCGCTGGGGCCGTGGGGCCTTTGGTCACCTGCGCCTCTTCCAGAACTGGCTGGACCAGGATGCAGTCACAGCCAGGGAAGCCATCCGGCGGCTACGGGCCACCTGCCATGTGGTTAGCGACTCGTGGGACTCATCCCAAGCCTTCGCAGATTATGTCAGCACCATGTGA